Proteins encoded in a region of the Chryseobacterium piperi genome:
- a CDS encoding beta-1,6-N-acetylglucosaminyltransferase, whose amino-acid sequence MRNVYMSESNEHHGMDSSAKPIRIAYLILVHRLPEQFKRLFKAIYEPTNFYLIHIDKKANQEIGKDVRDFLKKYPNIHILKSEKVVWGGYSMVQAELDGMNYLLSMNDEWDYFINLSGQDYPLKSQKIIKEFLSANNGKSYLKVADQKEIRPETMNRIENYFEELEDSISEKTHKRDFMEGVIPYIGGQWMILTRNCCEFICNSIEVKKYEDYYLNTLIADESFFQTVLMNTSFDGILVDDDKRAIIWIPDGDIKLRPKTFIRTDFDFLQTGSHLFARKFDDNVDDQIINSIAIQYNEPFKALAKVIDIKTVSKSYDRLN is encoded by the coding sequence ATGAGAAATGTTTACATGAGCGAAAGCAATGAACATCATGGTATGGATAGTTCAGCAAAACCAATTCGTATCGCGTACCTGATTCTGGTACACCGCTTACCTGAACAATTCAAAAGACTTTTTAAAGCCATCTATGAACCTACCAATTTTTATCTGATCCACATTGATAAAAAAGCGAATCAGGAGATCGGGAAAGACGTCAGAGATTTCCTGAAAAAATATCCGAATATCCACATTCTTAAAAGTGAAAAAGTAGTATGGGGTGGATACAGCATGGTTCAGGCTGAACTTGACGGAATGAACTATCTTCTTAGTATGAATGATGAATGGGATTACTTTATCAACCTGAGTGGTCAGGACTATCCTTTGAAATCACAAAAAATTATCAAAGAATTCTTATCGGCGAATAATGGAAAAAGTTATCTGAAAGTAGCAGACCAGAAAGAGATCAGGCCAGAAACCATGAATCGTATAGAAAACTATTTTGAAGAACTTGAAGATAGTATATCGGAAAAAACTCACAAAAGAGATTTTATGGAGGGAGTGATCCCTTATATTGGTGGGCAATGGATGATTTTAACCCGAAATTGTTGCGAATTCATATGTAATAGTATAGAAGTGAAGAAGTATGAAGACTACTACTTGAATACTTTGATTGCAGATGAATCTTTTTTTCAGACTGTCTTAATGAATACTTCTTTTGATGGCATTTTAGTGGATGATGATAAGAGGGCTATTATCTGGATTCCGGATGGAGACATTAAACTCCGTCCGAAAACATTTATCAGGACAGATTTTGATTTTCTGCAAACAGGAAGTCACCTTTTTGCAAGAAAATTCGATGATAACGTTGATGACCAGATTATTAATAGTATCGCA